One Silene latifolia isolate original U9 population chromosome 4, ASM4854445v1, whole genome shotgun sequence DNA segment encodes these proteins:
- the LOC141651390 gene encoding uncharacterized protein LOC141651390, translated as MQETFEVFENPFGEVEESNIMGEPVPIRETMAPKHIVNPSIQRPRIQANNFEIKNALLNLVQDNQFGGGPLENPNDHLNEFLENCDMYKMNGVSDDVGLTQDLRLSLDAGSGKAALDILGHKAAKELIKEMASRIIDWGSDRQVRKGKNKDPSAVLNVEVKGMLDELTQQVALLNSKPSSSDIRQVLSCELYGEQGHTPIECPLIAPIQEECYEQVNGV; from the exons ATGCAAGAAACCTTTGAAGTGTTTGagaatccatttggagaagtagaaGAATCTAACATCATGGGTGAACCGGTTCCGATAAGAGAGACTATGGCTCCTAAGCACATAGTAAATCCAAGCATCCAAAGACCAAGAATtcaagctaataactttgagATCAAAAATGCCTTGCTCAACCTTGTCCAAGACAACCAATTTGGAGGAGGTCCTTTGGAAAACCCTAATGACCATCTCAACGAGTTCCTTGAGAATTGCGACATGTACAAGATGAATGGGGTCTCCGATGATGTG GGGTTAACCCAAGACCTTCGGCTTTCACTAGATGCGGGGTCGGGAAAAGCTGCCTTGGACATTTTGGGGCATAAAGCGGCCAAGGAGCTAATTAAGGAGATGGCATCGCGGATTATAGATTGGGGAAGTGATAGGCAAGTGAGAAAGGGCAAGAACAAGGATCCTAGTGCGGTATTGAATGTTGAGGTTAAGGGAATGCTAGATGAACTTACCCAACAAGTGGCTTTGTTAAATTCCAAACCTTCTAGTTCCGATATAAGACAAGTCTTGTCTTGTGAATTATATGGGGAACAAGGCCATACTCCAATCGAGTGCCCTTTGATTGCACCGATTCAAGAAGAATGCTATGAGCAAGTCAATGGGGTTTGA